A stretch of DNA from Lotus japonicus ecotype B-129 chromosome 4, LjGifu_v1.2:
CCGGCGAGATTCCACCATCTCTTGGAAACCTCATGAAGCTAGAAAGACTGAACCTATCCTTCAATCAACTTCAAGGAGCATTTCCTCATTCACTTGGCAGGCTCACTAGCCTGCATGCGCTGAATCTCTCAAATAACCATCTTGAAGGCCAGATTCCTTCAACCTTTTCAAGGTTCCCACTAAGCTCATTCCTCAACAATGACAAATTGTGCGGCAGACCATTAGTGTTGTGCTCAGAATCGCGAGGGAAGAAGATGCAGCTGTCAAACACGCAAGTGGTAGCAATCATTGTGGCCATTGTGTTTACCTCCACTGTGATATGCTTACTTATGCTGTATACCATGCTCAGAATCTGGTGCAACTGGAAAAAAGTTGCGATTTCAAGTGCGGAGGGTCATGGTGGTGGTGCTTTTGGTCACAAGAGAGAGGAGGGTAGATGGGTCTGTGGTGATCAGAAGACAAGGAAAGGAGAGTACTGGAACATGAGTAATTCCTTTGGGTTCATTCCTTCACCAGATAAGCAGAATTCAGAAACAAAAACAACTAGCTTCTTCAATATCAAAATGGAAGGCATGGAAAATACAAATATATAGGctcttttgattttgttttccaAGCGTTGTGGCAATTAATCAAATGCTGAGTTTAATCAATCTAAATACTTGTTAATTCAAAAGGTTTGTGCCCGTGGTGGGATTGTGCTTCGCTTAGCCTTTTCTAGTGGTTAGGCTATAGACGCAAAACTATGAAATAAATTTTGAAGGAACCAAAAGTGATGCGAAAAGTCTGAAGACTCTCTTCAGCTGATTAGACTCATCACGTGGATGGGTGATTAAGGAAAATATGTCATGTAAGCACTATGATGTCACTCATCCTTATTTTAAATAAAGAGAAACCAAAAGCTATGCAAAAAATTTCATACAACAATTTAGATTTACTCCTATTTATCCAAGACTAAAATCATAGTTAAGCTTAAATTATTCTACAAAAAAATGCAAGGATATTAGAAATGGAGGACTGGTAGGAAAGTTCAAGCATAGACAACGACGAGTGAAAGGAAAAACCAAGTCACGTAAACAAAACCAGAAAGAAAAATATCAACGATAGATGTACCTATCTGTCTATTATTGCAAAAGGAAAAACCAAGTCACTAACAGATGTGATTATATTCCAAAATTTGAAACCATCTCCCTATCTGTCTATTATTGCCATATATTTTGTATCCCCCTATATCTGTAATTTCGTGTTTTTCCTTTAGTATAGGATTGACACTTCTGTAGTATTCTTGTATACTTTCTAGACAGAAATACAAAACACAACCTTTTCTCCAATCCTTTAAAAAAAGGCAGATCCTTCTGCTCAATTCCATCTATCTACTTACAAATGTCCCAAAATCCTCAGGGGAAAGGTAGTAGTAAGCATAGACTTCACTCTTCCTTTAGGGGCTGTGCTTCGGCCAAAAGTCTATTATACTCGTgctgagcttcttcaatttTACTTCTGAGCTGTGCCACCTGTACAACCAAGTCATCTTGAATGGGTCAAAAATGTTCAACAATTTTTTCGGAGGATGTGAATATACCAAATTTTAACCAAATCCAATAAATCAATTTAACTACTAGGACACAATCTTAAACCATATCTAGTCTTTCTCATGTGAGTTTTTGTGCAGTACAGAACAATTTTTGGGCCTTTCAAAACTTTGGTTGGCCTTTCTAAGATTttatttcacaaaaaaaatagttttctaTAGGCACCATCCAAGTATCCCAGCACTCTTAATTCTCTAAGTGTATGTATTGAAATTCTTCTAAATTGATTCAAAAGCTAGAACAGTTCTGAGGAGCccttttgtgagtagcttctgggttttagaattgattctagtgaaagagaagttgagccaaacatgctattaattcTCTAAATACAACTTGACCAACAACAGGAATTGGGCAACTGTAATGTACCACACAAAGTGACGAACAAACCATTATTACTCCGGACAAGAAATACCTTTAGATTGAGTTCTTCCTCGGTCTTTTCATGTTCCAAACATCTGTAAGGAAAGGGTAATGTTAGATAAGGGTTTTTTGCTTCATTGTGTTTCCATGTAATAATTAAGAAGCAAGAACTATTAAATGTTGCCAAATTCCAAATGACAGAAGGAGATTTTAAACAGGGCATGCAGCTTGTGTCTTGCTGAGATGGTTGACTGAGATTGAAGCCAATTCAAGAAATTAAGTATCGTCAATGTAATTAGAAATGCACTCACTCTGCAATGAGATTCTTGTTTGCTTCTATTATGTTTATAGCTTCTTGGTCCACCACCTGGTCTGCAGGAGATGCCATGGTCTGCATAAAATGCAAGGGAGAAAcaggaattaatttttttcaattatttaCTCTGAAAGTCCAAAGGCCCAGGCAAAATCAAGCAAATTAGTAGAACTGCTAAATGAGTAGTAACTCTTGAATACTACTTGAAACAATAAAATAGCAAATAATTTCTTCTAGGCCAAATAATGACTTTTAACATGCAATAagtcaataaaaaaataacaagcTATATCGATATCACAGAAAATTTATGAGAAAACAGCtgctgtttgatttatattAATGAGAGTAAAATAGAACAAAATAATGCCCCCCAAGATCATATACATAAAGATGACCAAACTAACATCAGTTTCAACGTAACATACAAAAAACTAAGACACACCTGAACATTCTGACTGCAACTAACACCTATTACATTCAGTTCCGCTGATTGCCTTTTCGCCTTGTGAGGGTCTATGAACCCACGTGTTTTCCTCTTGGCAAGAGGTGCTGAACCACAATGACAAACCGGTTGTTGGAAATGGAAACAAATGGGTAAGCAAGTGGTAGAAAATCTTGTTTTTCATGTATTTCACCTTGCTCATATCTGCTTTGTGAGTTGGAACAGTTGTTTGATGCATTTGATATTACGATAGCAAGTGGTTCCTGCATTGATGAAAAGCATTGGCTAACAGGAGCTTTATGCTTGACTTCCGGATATCCAATTAGATGACAGTGATAAtccctaaaataaaataaaaaattacaaggATCCTCTATTGTCAGATATTAATGCTCAAGCCAGTAACCAAAAGGAATAGTCAAACTCCACTGCATTATCCACAATTATCTTACAGAATAATCTTGCACATGTTTCAAAACCAGAAAACATGCAAAAGAGAATATTGCAGATTAGCAGAGTAAATATTTCTACAATACATGTGAACAGGAACGAAAGCATTAATACTATACCAGTATTCCAGTGCCATCTCCTTTAAGCGTATTTCAAGCTTCTGAGACAGAGAAGATCTCTCAAAATCTTGCTTATTATGAGTCGGCTCAATATAATCTGCTTGCAAGACACCTGAAACAAGAGTTACCGATCCTTTAAAAGTTCAGCATAATTCTAAAATTCAGGGATCAAATATTACTAAATCTTTGTCAAGTATATTCAGTTGTTGCTTACCCACAACTCCTCTACCCCTATTTTTTCCATAGCTCACAGCCGGCCAAAATGGCTGCAAATACAGAACACAGCAATTACATTATAAgcagagagagggagagaaggaCATAAGAACTCAGCTCATGATAAATTTACGTCATTTTAACAGAgaataaatattaaatgattTTAAGTGTTATCTGCTGGTGTGATGCTGCAATATATGCAGTATGACAAACAACTATTTTCCATTTTAGTAGCAATGTTACAAATTTCCCTAGAAGATGGAAAATAAAAATCCTCATTTTTCTTTATTTGCATAATTATAATATATCTTCTTTCTTAGCTTATTTATATTTTCCTTGCCAACTAAATACGGAACACAGAAATTGGAGTAACTGTGTGATTAGCTTTCAAGCATTTGACAAGGGCAAGGATATTAATTCCATAATACAGATTTTATAGTGAGATACTTGTTCTCTAGTCTGTTTAAAATAAGATTGGCATTCATAGCCTCTCTTTTCTTTGCAACTTTGCACACAGCGTTCATACAACAGTCTCCTACACACAGTTAACTTCCGTATTCTTTTGAATTCAAATCATTTATTTATGGAAGATATCTTATCCACCTCTTTCTGTGACACTCATACAACGACCACCGCCAGGCCTTATCCCACTAGATAAGATCAGCCACATCAATCAACCAAAGCCTTAGTACTCTATCAAAAACTACAATTTAGGAATTATATCAAGGTCTTTTTTAATGCTTTcacttgatattttccttaaCCTTCCTCAACTATTAATTGATCTTTCATCTATTTTATGAACTTCTATCATTGGGAACTCTGTAGAGTAATAATTACCAGTATCAGCCGATTTTTGTGATATATATTGAAGCCATGGATGTTAACTTCCGGAGCTTCCTTAAGAAATCCAATTGTTGTCACAAAAGTTGCCTGCATAGTTaatccaaaaagaaaaaaatcaaattagttTATGACTTGCTGACATTTCTTGGGTCAACTAGACCTTAAGATTTGAAACCCTAATTACTTTCATCAACAAAATGATGCTCAAATTTTCAACATAAAATAGAGTGGGTCTATGTActctattagaatttgggaggcgtaactcaacccaaaagctagctcaagaggtgAGGATTGCTTTCCCATATATAAGAACTATCTTGGTCATATCTCTaatcaatgtgggacttctcaacaTATTCTCTACACTTTAAGCTCAAAGGGCCCTTTCATTAGGGGACATCTtatatataaaatcattcatatactttcacccaacagcttaagcatTTAAGATAATTGACCCTTGCAATGCATATTTATCCTGTCAAGAACATACTCTCGTAAAAGCTTAAATTGTTAGCTAAAGACTCATTGATGATTTATTTCTATAACAGCTTGGATAATTTCCTACTCAATTAACATCTGCGGAAAAGTCAACGGTTAGACAAGAACCTTTTTTGAACCACCACTTTGTGGTGTATACAAAATATACTGAATATGTTTAAGATCGTCTGCAATATTATGTAGCTTCACAACTTGCCCTCGCAAAATAATCCTAAAATGTTCTGGTATCCGCAAGTACAATATAGACAAGTAAacctgttgaacatgagaataTGAGACTTGAGTAAACCAAAGCTTATATGCAACCAATCAAGGATACTTTTCTAAATCAAGCATACACGTAAAGAATATTTAAACCGGTTAGCAATGTGTTGCTCATTTACTATCTTCTTCCTCGCAGAAGTTGTATCAGTTTTCTTGAAGTGCCCAGCAATATGAATATCCTGCACGCAAAATAATTTAGTTTCCTATAGTGAAATCCTGACTTTATAACAGATGGAAATGCAAAATAAGTAAAACCAGTAAAAGAATTACAACCTCGGGATCAGTATCAAAGTCTAGTTCCAAATCCCCATCATGGTTGCACCATAAATTGAAGATAATAATTTTCGTACCATGATGTCCAATGTTAACAAACTGCCAAGGAGAGAAAAATATGAAAAGAGCTCATAATCTGAGGAGAAATATTGTTAGCTTAATTACATGGCAATAAACATTATAAAACTACTTCATATACTTTACAAGGATTTGTTTGGTTATATATGATAGCCCCATATTTGAGTAGAATCGCATTCAAAGTAGAATAAGAAAATCAGGTTACAAATCTGAAAAGGTCCACCACAAAAATTTGTATATTGATTATATGACCACATACTAAATTTCTTGAGGATATAGAGTCATCAGAGAGATTACCCTATAAACCAAAAAGATAGCTTCACTGACCCGGGATAAACTAGCATCAAGAAAGACTATATTTGAATATCAAATTATATCTATATTCTCGACTTCTGGTTTGCTTTAGTTATGGGATGACTGTAATTGTGCATAGATCTTACTAGGCCACTATTATAGGAAGTTGATACTTTATTCATATTATAATTTTATCCTTCTAGGGAGACTTGGGATATTTGTAATTAATTCTTGGAGGAGCTTTGCTATATCCTCCGACTAATTTTTCCGAAAGATCCAGCGAACAATACAAAGAAAGTAGgaaaattaacattaattaaACACTCCACCAAACAGTGGTGGCAACGTGTTGAAAACAAAAGAGTCGGAGGGATGTTTCGTTCAAAGAGTCGGAGGAAACATCATTTCTCTTCTTGGAGATGCAAGAGGAGTATTGGACATAGCCATATGTTAGATAGGCGTTAatgattttttcttttgtaatgtTCAAGTAATTTCTTAGAGTTTAGCAAAAGCAGTAGAATCTTAATGCTTGTAGGATTAGGATTTAAATGAGTAAAGCATCATACTTCATTTTGGTCCTTGACAGATATGGGTCAGTCATTTGAGTCATTGAAAGACAGAAATCACCACTTTTTTTTCCCTCAAAGATGAAAAGATGTAATCAATTTAGTCCTTTATTACCATCTTTCAAGGATGAAAATGGTGATTTCTATCTTTCAAGACTAAAGTGATTGACCATATATCTTTCAGGGGCCCAAATGATGCTTTTCTGGGATTTCAATTTGTTACATTTGGAATTTGGAATAACCTAACAGCCAAACAACAGTTAAAAATAGAGTTATAGAAGAATTGTGAAATTAAACTGAAAACAATCTAAGAAGGAGAACCTTCTTCCAAGGGGAATCCCTTTACCAACTCTAATACTCAAAACTATCCTAACCTAATCCTAACCAACAAATGAAACAACTCCTATTTATACTAATCTAACCTTACAAATGAAATAATGATAAAGATAAATCTAACCAACTAACATATAAAGATAGACTTGAGATAAAGATAGACTACCAACTAAAAATATCAAATCAAACTAAACCCAGGCCCACAAACACAACACTAAGCCCAGGCCCAAACGCCACAGACCCACTAATAACAATAAATTTAGCtgttcaaaaaataataatgaatttAGAACCCTAACACAATCTTAATTCTTACAATACCAGACTGTAGCAGTGAATAGTCATTTTGGCACTCAAAAGATATGATGCCAGTCAACTTAGTCCTTGAATGATGGAAATAGGAAAAATAGTCCCTAAAAGACAAAAATCCATCAATTTAATCcttcaaaaatgaaaatcacGATTAATAATAtaatcattgaaaaaaaaatgacaaaccATTTTAGCCCCTGGAAAACTAAATTGAAATTTAATTCCATCTTTCAGTGACTATTTTGTCTATTTCCTTAGAAGGGGGTCAAAAGTGATTGACCCTATATCATTCAGGGACTATAGTGACTATTCACTCAAGATTGCGGAGTTTGTTTCAAATAGAGTGCTCAGTTTTACGAATCATGGCAGCAAATTGCTCTAACACAATAATGCATAAATGGATCAAACCCATTTAGTGTTTATTCTTTCCTAAAACCCTACATCCTAATTTCAAAATACAACCTCCGGTCCTTATTATGTGAACTAAATAACTACCTCATATCcattaagaaatgtagttaatgTAGTTActagcattaaatttgtcttaatcTATATTAACTTTCCAGAATACCCTTAACCCACTTACTTGGATAATGGAAAGGGGGGGAGTCCAATTCATGTGACACATGCAGTAGTGTTATTGACTGATTAAATAAGGGTAACTTTgccaaatataatattaatgcAACACAGTGCTCAAGCTGGTTCTTACAAAAAGAACCAAACCATACCTCCAATCTGGTTCTTATAATAAGGACTGGAGGTAGTATTGTTAGAGCACCCAACTGAACCCTGAAACCACGTTATAGCATTTTTAATATAGGCCCCTACTGTCTTTACCTATCTACACTAAATGCTAAATCTATTAGTCAAAAGTCAAAACCAATACTGGTAATCAGCCCAATAAAACAGAGCAATCTCTCATCTGTCTGAAGATTAGAAGTAGAAAAGGTAACACCATAAAAAAAGTAGTGAACCAATCCGGTAAACACCAAGCAATGGTAAACAAGAAACTCTCTCCAATAAAAGGAGCCTTGGGCTTTTGTACCCGACAGCACCATCAAATAGCTCGAGCCTTAAACTAAAGAAGTATGACAAAATTGGCACCAAAATCTCAACAAATAGGTGAACAAGTATGACAAAATTATAAATTGGGATTCTACAATCATATATTGCCTCCCAAACTGTAAAGAACTAAACAAATACTTTAAGAaatagaaggggggggggggggtaaagGTTTCAAAAAATAGTAACCTAAACCTATATGTTAATCTTTAAGTATTTACTGTTTAGGACAACAAACGAAAAAGCTGAGGGAAAAATGACTACCATTCAAAGTGATATATATGTTCCAGACATAAATAAGGCTAGTGTCTGGAACAATAGTACAGAAAAAGCTAAGTAAAAATATCAGTTTATATGTTCTGAAAGAAACAGCAATATCATGAATAACAGGAAAACTGCAGACTCTCACTTGTTTCAGAAGTTCTGCTTCTGATGAATATGGAGACCACTGCAGCAGCAAGGACATATTAGTGGTTCCATGCTCTAGGCCATTTATGACTTCCATGTGCCCAGCTGAtggattatatttataattCACCTGAAGTTAACATGATCACCTAGCCACATCAATTGAAACTACTAGAGTATAATTTTATTGTATAAAGAAATATCATTAGAAGGAGAGCACAAGCACTGCTTCAAACCATCATGATGGTCAAAAAGAGAAGGAAATGCTGGCAATAAGGCTTAGCAGCACCCGCCATAACAATGTCAAGTCAACTACCTGACTTTTACAGTTAGTCTACACCAACCtaaatttactaacaattaaaaCAGTAAAAAGAATAAAGGTAAAATACATTTTACCCCTCCTGAAGCAGTTTTCCTTAACTGAATTTCATTTGATCATTATGGAAAATTCCATTAAAGCACCAGTGTTTTGAaatatcccccccccccccaaagtTTTGTATTTATCACATAACCCCATGTAGTTTGATTTTGACTGAAagtgcattttttttctttcagttAATAGCAACAAATCAGCATTGACTAGCATTTCAATCAATGCACTCTATAAACCAGAAACCTCTAAGGTGTAAATACGGGAAATATAACTCACCATGGGCACTACAATTCTGTCAACCCGAGATTGCATCAACATTGTATAAGACAAAAGTCCAACGCTTTGAGTCCACCCCCTAAACAACACACAATCAGTAACAAaaaagatttgaaaaaaaatagcaacttaacTTTTTTCCCCCATAAAGAAGAATAAAATCGGCGTAGTCATTTTCAACTTTTAACAatcaaatttcaatttcaatagaTGAACTAAAAATTAGCTGCATCATGTCATTACAGTAGATAAAACAATGTCCAGACAGACAGCAACATAAAAACATGAGTAATTTTGAACCCATACATATCATTCAGGTGGCAACTGAAGACAATGACATCGGCACCGAGTCTCATACTACCAGTCTTGAAGCCATTTCCATCTGCAAGgccaaatagaaaataaaaaattaaatataaaagagAATTCCAAAATCATTGCATAGAGAATGTCCCAGTTCGTACATTGTCCAATTGCCAATTTTGTTTTATCTGAATACCCGAAACTCAAGCAATGACGCATTGCTTCTGGACCCATTCCACCACCATCATCTG
This window harbors:
- the LOC130713685 gene encoding protein MICRORCHIDIA 6-like isoform X2; the encoded protein is MSAIEIVNLSSDDEGPEAAENISSSGPCTCHSHSGDTGLFYATLPNCAPPPCRQFWKAGNYDNGLGLQVSIQNAGNYLHVHPMFLHSNATSHKWAFGAVAELLDNAVDEIQNEATFVVVDKILNPRDGSPALLIQDDGGGMGPEAMRHCLSFGYSDKTKLAIGQYGNGFKTGSMRLGADVIVFSCHLNDMGWTQSVGLLSYTMLMQSRVDRIVVPMVNYKYNPSAGHMEVINGLEHGTTNMSLLLQWSPYSSEAELLKQFVNIGHHGTKIIIFNLWCNHDGDLELDFDTDPEDIHIAGHFKKTDTTSARKKIVNEQHIANRFKYSLRVYLSILYLRIPEHFRIILRGQVVKLHNIADDLKHIQYILYTPQSGGSKKATFVTTIGFLKEAPEVNIHGFNIYHKNRLILPFWPAVSYGKNRGRGVVGVLQADYIEPTHNKQDFERSSLSQKLEIRLKEMALEYWDYHCHLIGYPEVKHKAPVSQCFSSMQEPLAIVISNASNNCSNSQSRYEQAPLAKRKTRGFIDPHKAKRQSAELNVIGVSCSQNVQTMASPADQVVDQEAINIIEANKNLIAECLEHEKTEEELNLKVAQLRSKIEEAQHEYNRLLAEAQPLKEE
- the LOC130713685 gene encoding protein MICRORCHIDIA 6-like isoform X1, which translates into the protein MICFGDTGIRMSAIEIVNLSSDDEGPEAAENISSSGPCTCHSHSGDTGLFYATLPNCAPPPCRQFWKAGNYDNGLGLQVSIQNAGNYLHVHPMFLHSNATSHKWAFGAVAELLDNAVDEIQNEATFVVVDKILNPRDGSPALLIQDDGGGMGPEAMRHCLSFGYSDKTKLAIGQYGNGFKTGSMRLGADVIVFSCHLNDMGWTQSVGLLSYTMLMQSRVDRIVVPMVNYKYNPSAGHMEVINGLEHGTTNMSLLLQWSPYSSEAELLKQFVNIGHHGTKIIIFNLWCNHDGDLELDFDTDPEDIHIAGHFKKTDTTSARKKIVNEQHIANRFKYSLRVYLSILYLRIPEHFRIILRGQVVKLHNIADDLKHIQYILYTPQSGGSKKATFVTTIGFLKEAPEVNIHGFNIYHKNRLILPFWPAVSYGKNRGRGVVGVLQADYIEPTHNKQDFERSSLSQKLEIRLKEMALEYWDYHCHLIGYPEVKHKAPVSQCFSSMQEPLAIVISNASNNCSNSQSRYEQAPLAKRKTRGFIDPHKAKRQSAELNVIGVSCSQNVQTMASPADQVVDQEAINIIEANKNLIAECLEHEKTEEELNLKVAQLRSKIEEAQHEYNRLLAEAQPLKEE